The Plasmodium berghei ANKA genome assembly, chromosome: 8 genome has a segment encoding these proteins:
- a CDS encoding telomeric repeat binding factor 1, putative — protein sequence MGENSPSMLTEKKETIKGTYIKKKKKEKIYRSYVRWEKREVELLVNGIKKYGLSNWTAILQSYDFPKYRTSTSLKDKYRNFKKVFFI from the exons ATGG GTGAAAATTCCCCGTCTATGTTAACTGAGAAAAAGGAAACCATAAAAGGAACATATAttaagaaaaagaaaaaagaa AAAATATACAGGAGCTATGTTAGATGGGAGAAAAGAGAAGTTGAACTTCTTGTTAATGGAATAAAG aaatatGGATTATCAAACTGGACTGCAATTTTACAATCTTATGATTTCCCAAAATACAg GACAAGTACAAGTTTGAAGGACAAATACCGGAACTTTaaaaaagttttttttatataa